Part of the Arthrobacter globiformis genome is shown below.
GCCGCCGTGATCCCGTTCGTCCTGGCTGGCGCGGCCGCCCTGACGCTGCTGGGTGTCCCGGGCGCGGGGTGGTGGCTACTGCTGGGCCTGTGGTTCTTGCTCGGTACCGCGAACTCCACCATCCTGACGCCCTCGGCCCGTCTGCTGCGGGACGCCTCCACTGAGGAGACCCGGCCGTACCTCTTCACGGCACAGTTTTCGCTCTCGCACGCCTGCTACATCCTGACCTATCCGCTGGCCGGGTGTGTCGGCGCGGCCGCCGGGCTGGGCTGGGCTGCCGCCGCCTTGACGTTTATTGCGATGATAGGTGCTGCAGGTGCATTCCTGTCCTGGCCCCGGAACCGCGCCGCGGCGTCCCAGGAAGCTGATAGCGAGGAGCGGAGCGATGAGCAGCCAGCCGGAGCGCGCGCCCAAAGCCGCGCCTGAGAAGCCCTCCCTGATCCACCCGGTCACCCCGGGCCCGGAACTGCTCGAGACAGCCGCCGCTATTCTGCGGATGCTGGCCGAACCCACCCGCCTTCACCTGCTGTGGCAGCTCTCCGATGGCCCCAAAACCGTCACTGAACTCACCGCCGCGTCCCGAGCGCCGCGCACGGTGGTCAGCCAGCATCTGGCTAAACTCCGACTCAGCGGCCTCGTCGACACCCGCAAAGACGGCCGCCACGTCATCTACTCCCTCCACGACGGGCACCTTGTCCGGCTCATCCGCGAAACCGTCAACCACGCCGACCACAGGATGACCGGCGAACCCACCCACGACTGAATCCGGGTCATGCCAGCCACGACCGCCCGAACGGCGGGTCGTCAACGCCCGCCCGCCGGTGCTCGCCTCAAAGCGCCACG
Proteins encoded:
- a CDS encoding ArsR/SmtB family transcription factor gives rise to the protein MSSQPERAPKAAPEKPSLIHPVTPGPELLETAAAILRMLAEPTRLHLLWQLSDGPKTVTELTAASRAPRTVVSQHLAKLRLSGLVDTRKDGRHVIYSLHDGHLVRLIRETVNHADHRMTGEPTHD